A region of the Stutzerimonas stutzeri genome:
CCGAATCTCTACGGCTCAATCAGGACCCTGGACGGCTCGCAGCCGTCCGAGTGAACCGCGCACACGCCGATACGAACTACGGGAAAGGCCTGCCCTTTCCCGTTTCATGAGAGATGCACGATGACCACTCTGACGACCACGCCGCGTACCGATGGCTACTTCATGCCTGCCGAATGGGCGCCGCACAGCCAGACCTGGATGGTCTGGCCGCAACGCCCGGACAACTGGCGTGACAACGGCGCGCCTGCGCAGGCCGCGTTCACCGCTGTCGCCAAGGCCATCGCACGCTTTGAGCCGGTGACCGTCTGCGCCAGCGCCGAGCAGTACCTGGCGGCGCGCGCCGCACTGGATGACCCGCGCATCCGCGTGGTGGAAATGAGCACCGACGACGCCTGGGTGCGTGACACCGGGCCGACCTTCGTCATCGACGACAACGGCGGCCTGCGCGGCGTCGACTGGACCTTCAATGCCTGGGGTGGCGAAGACGGCGGGCTCTACGCCGACTGGCAACGCGACGACGAGGTGGCGCGCAAGATCCTCGAGATCGAGTACTGCGATCGCTATCGCACCGAAGGTTTCGTGCTCGAGGGCGGCTCGATCCACGTCGACGGCGAAGGCACGCTGATCACCACCGAGGAGTGCCTGCTTAACCGCAACCGCAACCCGCATTTGTCCCGCGAGCAGATCGAGGCCGTGCTGCGCGAACATCTGGCGGTCGACCGCATCATCTGGCTGCCGCATGGCCTGTTCAACGATGAAACCGATGGCCACGTCGACAACTTCTGCTGCTTCGTGCGCCCGGGCGAAGTGCTGCTGGCCTGGACCGACGATGCGAACGACCCCAACTTCGAGCGCTGCCAGGCTGCCATGGCCGTGCTGCAGACCACTCGCGACGCCAGGGGCCGCGCACTGACCGTGCACAAGATGCCCATCCCCGGGCCGCTGCACGCGAGCGCCGAAGAATGCGCCGGGGTCCTCGCCCTGGACGGCAGCCAGCCGCGCGACCCGTCGATCCGCCTGGCCGGAAGTTACGTGAACTTCCTCATCGTCAACGGCGGCATCATTGCCCCGGCCTTTGGTGACCCGCTGGACGCCGAAGCCGAGCGCATCCTGGCGCAGCTCTTTCCGGAGCATCAGGTGGTGATGGTACCGGGCCGCGAGATCCTGCTCGGCGGCGGCAACATCCACTGCATCACCCAGCAGCAACCGGCGCCGCTGGCGCGCTGATCCGCGCTGCATCGAAGCCCGATGCCTGCTTCAGGCACGAGGAGGTCCGATGGAGTTTCTGGTAAATCTGGACGTCGACGATCTTGAGCGGGCCGTCGATTTCTACCAGTCGGTGTTCGACCTTCGTGAGGGCCGCCGCCTCGGCAGCTTCGCGGTGGAAATGCTCGGTGGCCCGACACCGATCTATCTATTGCTCAAGGACGCGGGCAGCGCCGCAACCCCGGGAGAGGCCCAGCA
Encoded here:
- the aguA gene encoding agmatine deiminase, coding for MTTLTTTPRTDGYFMPAEWAPHSQTWMVWPQRPDNWRDNGAPAQAAFTAVAKAIARFEPVTVCASAEQYLAARAALDDPRIRVVEMSTDDAWVRDTGPTFVIDDNGGLRGVDWTFNAWGGEDGGLYADWQRDDEVARKILEIEYCDRYRTEGFVLEGGSIHVDGEGTLITTEECLLNRNRNPHLSREQIEAVLREHLAVDRIIWLPHGLFNDETDGHVDNFCCFVRPGEVLLAWTDDANDPNFERCQAAMAVLQTTRDARGRALTVHKMPIPGPLHASAEECAGVLALDGSQPRDPSIRLAGSYVNFLIVNGGIIAPAFGDPLDAEAERILAQLFPEHQVVMVPGREILLGGGNIHCITQQQPAPLAR